One genomic region from Anopheles bellator chromosome 2, idAnoBellAS_SP24_06.2, whole genome shotgun sequence encodes:
- the LOC131211239 gene encoding ubiquitin carboxyl-terminal hydrolase 14 encodes MPSYTVNVKWGKECFKNVEVNTDEEPILFKAQLFTLTGVQPERQKVLCKGINLKDEEWNMPIKSGATLLLLGTQEAVPLEPVEKPKFVEDMNESELATALELPAGLVNLGNTCYMNATLQCLRSVRELRAALKDYKEELSGPATGASSLEFPQAITLSMKSLFEEMERSDTITPVLFLQRLHVAFPNFAQTGENGAYRQQDANECWSEVLKMLQQKLPAQKSTNEQSLKHSSFIDQWFGGTFDVEMKCTEAENEPTSKSKENFLQLSCFISTEVKYMHSGLRLRLKEQLTKLSSTLGRDAVYSKSSLISRLPAYLTVQFVRFQYKGKEGINAKVLKDIKFPVEFDAFELCTPALQEKLSPVREKFQAMQNAEVERALKGKNKSKAELEKEKPKTVAQPYCFEDDLGSNNSGYYTLQAVLTHQGRSSSSGHYVSWVRQKDDHWIKFDDDHVSPVDQESILKLSGGGDWHCAYVLVYGPKILELPIESGGEPTESEASSDKMTVDE; translated from the exons ATGCCGTCTTACACAG TCAACGTGAAATGGGGCAAGGAATGTTTCAAAAACGTCGAAGTCAACACGGACGAAGAACCGATCCTATTCAAAGCCCAACTGTTCACCCTGACCGGTGTGCAGCCGGAACGACAGAAAGTGCTCTGTAAAGGGATCAACCTGAAGGATGAAGAGTGGAACATGCCCATCAAGAGC GGTGCTACGCTATTGTTGCTGGGCACGCAAGAAGCGGTTCCGCTGGAACCGGTAGAGAAACCGAAATTCGTCGAAGATATGAACGAGAGTGAGCTGGCGACTGCG CTTGAACTACCGGCTGGTCTGGTGAATCTTGGTAATACCTGTTACATGAATGCAACACTGCAATGTCTGAGATCGGTACGTGAGTTGCGGGCTGCACTGAAAGACTACAAGGAGGAACTGAGCGGCCCAGCGACGGGAGCGAGTTCGCTAGAGTTTCCGCAAGCCATCACGCTGTCGATGAAAAGCCTGTTCGAAGAGATGGAGCGAAGCGACACCATTACGCCGGTGCTGTTCCTGCAACGGCTGCACGTTGCCTTTCCGAACTTTGCACAAACCGGCGAGAACGGCGCCTATCGGCAGCAGGACGCGAACGAGTGCTGGTCGGAGGTGTTGAAAATGTTACAGCAAAAGCTACCGGCCCAGAAGAGTACGAATGAACAGTCGTTGAAGCATAG CTCTTTCATCGACCAGTGGTTCGGAGGCACGTTCGATGTCGAGATGAAGTGCACCGAAGCGGAAAACGAGCCGACGAGCaaatcgaaggaaaactttctccagcTCAGCTGTTTCATCTCCACCGAGGTCAAGTACATGCACTCGGGATTGCGATTG CGACTTAAGGAACAGTTAACCAAATTGTCCTCAACGCTCGGGCGTGATGCTGTGTACTCGAAATCG TCACTGATAAGCCGGCTGCCGGCCTATCTGACGGTGCAGTTTGTACGCTTCCAGTACAAGGGCAAAGAAGGAATCAACGCGAAGGTGCTGAAGGATATCAAGTTTCCGGTGGAGTTCGACGCGTTCGAGCTGTGCACGCCGGCACTGCAGGAGAAGTTGTCCCCGGTAAGGGAAAAGTTTCAGGCAATGCAGAACGCCGAGGTAGAACGCGCTCTCAAgggcaaaaacaaatccaaGGCCGAACTGGAGAAGGAGAAACCGAAGACTGTCGCTCAGCCGTACTGCTTCGAGGATG ACCtgggcagcaacaacagtggcTACTATACGCTGCAAGCCGTCCTAACGCACCAGGGACGCTCGAGCTCGTCCGGTCACTATGTGAGCTGGGTACGCCAGAAGGATGATCATTGGATCAAGTTCGATGATGACCATGTGTCACCGGTTGATCAGGAATCGATTCTCAAGCTCTCGGGTGGCGGCGATTGGCACTGCGCTTACGTGTTGGTGTATGGCCCGAAAATACTGGAACTCCCGATCGAATCCGGGGGCGAACCGACGGAATCGGAAGCATCGAGCGACAAGATGACGGTTGATGAGTAG
- the LOC131211240 gene encoding transcriptional repressor protein YY1-like yields MSSHQDIMCEVEIPDAGMVEVVDSSGFGASIDYDQYEVGVGDAHYEEVTCETEGSLMHHRMHPDDDEEMMHHEADMQTHEEVLDSSGDPMCVYSDINLENEIYIESTPGPSSRKRKSLKQPRSTFGMGNRIRANDGNNHSNHHSRHSLHQGLTAVEQLEVSTKRRRWEQKQVQIKTMEGEFSVTMWASGTDDDDGSNPEPDPDYTEYMTGGTGKKSDCIPGIDLSDAKQLSEFARPAHKTKGSSSGKLLSSPSAGLNSSNLSASDLALGAVGDARSTSGNSSSDLTERNIACPHKGCNKMFRDNSAMRKHLHTHGPRVHVCAECGKSFVESSKLKRHQLVHTGEKPFQCTFEGCGKRFSLDFNLRTHVRIHTGDRPYVCPFDGCNKKFAQSTNLKSHILTHAKAKRNNGGGGGSSRNSSSNSNSNNSHLHHQQQQAAAASSPHHALLGPSSYVKMEAVEIENDANQYIIYTD; encoded by the coding sequence ATGTCCTCGCATCAGGATATAATGTGTGAGGTGGAGATACCGGACGCAGGAATGGTCGAGGTCGTCGATAGCAGCGGGTTCGGGGCCAGCATCGACTACGATCAGTACGAGGTGGGCGTCGGGGATGCCCATTACGAGGAGGTGACCTGCGAAACGGAGGGTTCGCTGATGCATCATCGGATGCAcccggacgatgacgaggaaATGATGCACCACGAGGCGGACATGCAGACGCACGAAGAGGTTCTCGACTCGTCCGGAGATCCGATGTGTGTTTACAGTGACATTAACTTGGAGAACGAGATCTACATCGAGTCGACGCCGGGACCATCGTCGCGAAAGCGGAAATCCCTCAAACAACCGCGCAGCACGTTCGGTATGGGCAACCGGATTCGGGCGAACGATGGCAACAACCACAGTAACCACCACAGTCGGCACAGTCTACACCAAGGCCTGACCGCGGTCGAGCAGCTGGAAGTGAGTACGAAGCGGCGCCGCTGGGAGCAGAAACAGGTGCAGATCAAGACGATGGAAGGCGAGTTTAGCGTGACGATGTGGGCCTCTGGcacggacgatgacgatggctcgaacccggaaccggacccaGACTACACCGAGTACATGACGGGCGGGACGGGCAAAAAGTCCGACTGCATACCGGGGATCGATCTTTCCGATGCGAAGCAACTGTCCGAATTCGCCCGCCCAGCGCACAAAACGAAAGGCTCGAGCAGCGGAAAGCTGCTGTCCTCTCCGTCTGCCGGACTCAACTCGAGCAACCTATCGGCATCAGATTTGGCGCTGGGCGCTGTTGGCGATGCCAGGAGCACCAGTGGCAATTCCTCGTCGGATCTAACCGAACGCAACATTGCCTGCCCGCACAAAGGGTGCAACAAAATGTTTCGCGACAATTCAGCCATGCGCAAGCACCTGCACACGCACGGTCCGCGGGTGCACGTGTGCGCGGAGTGCGGCAAATCGTTTGTGGAAAGCTCGAAACTGAAGCGCCACCAGCTGGTGCATACGGGCGAGAAACCATTCCAGTGCACGTTCGAGGGCTGCGGGAAGCGGTTTTCGCTCGACTTCAACCTGCGGACGCACGTCCGGATACACACCGGCGATCGGCCGTACGTCTGCCCGTTCGATGGGTGCAACAAAAAGTTTGCCCAATCGACCAACCTCAAATCTCACATCCTCACGCACGCGAAAGCGAAGCGCAacaatggcggcggtggcggcagcagtcGGAACAGTAGCagtaacagcaacagcaacaacagccacctgcaccatcagcagcagcaagcggcggcggcgtcctCGCCGCACCACGCGTTGCTAGGGCCATCGTCGTACGTGAAGATGGAAGCGGTGGAGATCGAGAATGACGCCAATCAGTACATCATCTACACGGATTAA
- the LOC131209104 gene encoding inhibitor of nuclear factor kappa-B kinase subunit epsilon, with product MNSFLRGSMNYVWCTTSVLGKGATGAVFQGVNKHNGEPVAVKTFNQLSHMRPPDVQLREFEVLRKVKHNNIVKLLDIEDDQEGRGKVIVMELCTGGSLFNILDDPENTYGLPQREFLLVLEHLSAGMKHLRDNNLVHRDLKPGNIMKYISEDGQTIYKLTDFGAARELEENQQFVSLYGTEEYLHPDMYERAVLRKSINRSFTANVDLWSIGVTLYHVATGNLPFRPYGGRKNKETMHHITTKKAPGVISGTQTSENGPIEWSKQLPPHCQLKAGLKYLVTPLLAGLLEESQTRMWSFDKFFVEVQNILNKTVLHIFYVNRAVSIEVYLEPEQSFVHLREHILAQTDVPHASQLLLLDNELFEVKVGSNTSARGYPPTEAISPVMLFNTENYNVILPTEWDLPKFPTFPNGVSVENDASLAKVACSVGHECKRRIENFSLLDALMNKAVLQSSGFLSGLLEKLLKRTQHLEEIQRVIYELAKMFEVAATNHETYQKAAGSILANYKIKKSDYQTVSEPIQQLHARFVKEETLVREWNSGYRGLRTPNKNRDSEKSKSLVDRLRDSWQHLLRDRATRSLTYNDEQFHVLEKVKITETGKRLKALLNDAVRQAVEQEAECLADWYKKAQTIFLQAKFLHNDVGANMDAFYDIRDQLLQHREDLKEDISTDGEVSTLASKPMPATMGPSPEGTDATVDKSQLTRKNQYRLLCYTHLCSQLKNTNTIVQESGELLHAIQGLLAEAGE from the exons ATGAATTCCTTTCTGCGCGGATCGATGAACTACGTCTGGTGCACGACCAGCGTGCTGGGCAAGGGTGCGACCGGGGCCGTCTTCCAGGGTGTGAACAAGCACAACGgggaaccggtggcggtgaaaacGTTCAACCAGCTGAGTCATATGCGGCCACCGGATGTGCAGCTGCGCGAATTTGAGGTACTACGAAAAGTGAAGCATAATAACATCGTAAAGCTGCTCGACATCGAGGACGACCAGGAAGGCCGCGGCAAGGTGATCGTGATGGAGCTGTGCACGGGGGGAAGTTTGTTCAACATTCTGGACGACCCGGAAAACACTTACGGATTACCTCAGCGCGAGTTTCTGCTCGTGCTGGAGCATCTGTCGGCGGGGATGAAGCATCTCCGCGACAATAACCTGGTGCACCGCGATCTGAAACCGGGAAACATCATGAAGTACATCTCGGAGGATGGGCAAACGATCTACAAACTGACGGATTTCGGGGCGGCCCGTGAACTGGAGGAAAACCAGCAGTTCGTGTCACTGTACGGCACGGAAGAGTACCTGCACCCGGATATGTACGAACGGGCAGTACTGCgcaaatcgatcaatcgaagCTTTACGGCCAACGTGGACCTGTGGTCGATTGGGGTCACGCTGTACCACGTGGCGACGGGCAATCTACCATTCCGGCCGTACGGTGGTCGGAAGAATAAGGAAACGATGCACCACATCACCACGAAGAAGGCTCCGGGTGTCATTTCCGGGACGCAGACGAGCGAAAATGGACCGATTGAGTGGTCGAAGCAGTTGCCGCCACATTGCCAACTGAAGGCGGGCCTAAAGTACCTGGTCACGCCACTGTTGGCCGGACTGCTGGAGGAAAGCCAAACGCGCATGTGGTCATTCGATAAGTTCTTTGTAGAGGTGCAAAACATTCtcaacaaaacggtgctgCACATTTTCTACGTTAACCGGGCCGTATCGATCGAGGTGTACCTGGAACCGGAACAATCCTTCGTGCACCTGAGGGAGCACATTCTGGCGCAAACGGACGTACCTCACGCTTcgcagttgctgttgctcgACAACGAGCTATTCGAGGTGAAGGTGGGCTCCAACACGAGCG CTCGCGGCTATCCGCCAACCGAGGCAATCAGTCCGGTGATGCTGTTCAATACCGAAAACTACAACGTTATCCTACCGACCGAGTGGGATCTGCCCAAGTTTCCGACCTTCCCGAACGGCGTTTCGGTAGAGAACGATGCGAGCTTGGCCAAGGTGGCCTGCAGTGTGGGACATGAGTGCAAACGGCGCatcgaaaacttttcgctGCTCGATGCTCTGATGAACAAGGCGGTACTACAATCATCCGGATTCCTAAGCGGTCTGCTGGAAAAGCTACTAAA ACGAACGCAACACCTGGAAGAAATCCAACGAGTGATCTACGAACTGGCCAAAATGTTTGAAGTTGCTGCGACGAAT CACGAAACGTACCAAAAAGCGGCGGGGTCTATTCTGGCAAACTACAAGATAAAAAAATCCGACTACCAGACCGTGTCCGAACCGATCCAGCAGCTTCACGCGCGCTTCGTCAAGGAAGAGACGCTGGTGCGCGAGTGGAACTCCGGCTACCGGGGGCTGCGGACACCGAACAAGAACCGTGACAGTGAGAAGTCGAAGTCGCTCGTCGATCGCTTGCGCGATTCATGGCAGCATCtgctccgggaccgggcgaCCCGTTCGCTCACCTACAACGACGAACAGTTTCACGTGCTGGAGAAGGTGAAAATCACCGAAACGGGCAAACGGCTAAAGGCGCTGCTGAACGATGCAGTTCGGCAGGCGGTCGAGCAGGAGGCCGAGTGCTTGGCGGACTGGTACAAGAAAGCACAAACCATCTTCCTGCAGGCCAAGTTCCTACACAACGACGTCGGGGCGAACATGGACGCGTTCTACGATATACGCGATCAACTGCTGCAGCACCGGGAGGACCTGAAAGAGGACATCAGCACCGACGGCGAGGTATCAACGCTTGCCAGCAAACCGATGCCGGCCACGATGGGACCGTCGCCGGAAGGGACCGATGCCACGGTGGATAAGAGTCAGTTGACGCGCAAAAACCAATATAGACTGTTGTGCTACACG CATTTGTGTAGCCAGTTGaaaaacaccaacaccatTGTGCAGGAAAGCGGCGAGCTTTTGCACGCAATACAAGGGCTCCTAGCGGAAGCCGGCGAATGA